Below is a genomic region from Desulfurobacterium atlanticum.
GATGCTTTTTTGAAGGCAATATCAAAGATTCCTCTTCTTTCACGGGAGGAAGAGCTTGAGTATGCCAGAAGGGCTAAAGAGGGAGACCAGGAAGCTTTAAAAAAGCTCGTTGAATCAAACCTAAGGTTTGTGGTTAGTGTGGCTAAAAAGTATTTAGGTTGCGGTTTACCTTTACACGATTTAATTGCTGAAGGTATTCTTGGACTTATTGAAGCTGCAAGACGATTTGACCCTGATAAGGGTGTGAAGTTTATTTCCTACGCTGTTTGGTGGATTAGACAATCAATTATGCAGGCTCTTGCTCAGCAGACTGGCGCTGTTAAAATACCTGTTAAGCAGGCTGTCCTTGTTAATAAAATTACAAGGTCGTATGGTGAGCTTCTTAAAAAGCTTGGAAGGGAACCTAAAACAGAAGAGCTTGCTGAATATCTCGGTATGGATGCAAAAGATATTGAAAGGTTGTTAAGTGTCTGTCAGGTACCTCTTTCTCTTGATACGCCGGTTGGAGACGAAGAAGATACAACTTTTAAAGATTTTCTTAAAGGAGAAGGAACAGCAGAGGTAGAAGAGAAAGTTGTTCAGGAAGAACTTCGCCACAGTATAGAAGAGATGCTTGAGCAGTTAACTCCTCAGGAGAAGCGGATAATAATAATGCGTTTTGGTCTTGACGGAAACGATCCTAAAACCTTGAGAGAGATAGGAGAAAAACTTGGTATTTCAAGAGAAAGGGTTAGGCAGCTTGAGACAAGAGCCAAGAAGAAGATGAAAGAGTACGCTTTAAAAAGAAAATTGAATGTATTTTTAAACTGACGGGGAAATTTCCCTGTCAGTTTCTGGAACAAATGATGGATAAGTGGTTGTTTTTCTCCATTCTTGCTCTTTTATTCTGGGGATTGTGGGGTTTTTTCCCGAAGGTTGCGTCAAACTATATTTCGCCTGAAAGTATACTTGTTTATCAAACATTAGGTTGTTTATCAGTTGTTATTCTCTTATTTTTTCTGCCAGAATTTGAGATGGAATTTAATTTTAAAGGGATTCTTTTTTCATTTTTGGGAGGTGTGGCTGGTACTTTAGGTTCTCTATTCTTCCTTTATGCTGTTAAAACTGGAAAACTTTCGGTTGTTATTACAATAACAGCACTTTATCCGATGATTACTATTTTTCTTGCCGTTTTACTTCTTAAAGAAAATCTTTCATTAAAGCAAGTAGTAGGTATTATCTTTGCTTTAGTTTCAATTGTATTAATTGCTGGCGGGGAGTAATCCAACTGCTTTTTTTAGCTTTTTGACTTCTTCATCATTTAAAAATCTATACTCTCCTTTTGGAAGTTTGCCTAATTTAAGTGTTCCGAAGGATATTCTTTTAAGATAGATTACTGGGTTGCCGACTTTTTTTAACATTCTTTTTATCTGATGGTACTTCCCTTCGGTTATTTCTATTTCAATCTCTGAAGTGTTTTCATGTACTTTTATAACTTTTACCTTTGCCGGTTTACTAATAAAGTCTCCGAGTTTTACTCCTTTTTCAAGTAAGTTTTTGCTGTTTTCGGATAATTTCCCTTCAATTACAACATAGTATCGCTTGGGAACTTTCCATTTTGGGTGGGTAAGCCTGTGAGCAAGCTCTCCGTCGTTTGTTATAAACAATAATCCTTCTGTATCTTTGTCAAGCCTGCCTACAGGAAAGAGTTTTTCAAAGCGGGGAACATCGCTTATAAGCTCCATTACAGTTGCTTCTTTATCTTTTGTTGATGTTATGTATCCTGCCGGCTTGTGCAGTATAAGGTAGATATCTTTTATATGGATTACAGGTTCACCGTTAACTTCTATCTTTTCCTTTTCCGGATCAACTTTAAATCCAGGATCTTTAATTTGTTCCCCGTTTACTGTAACAGTTCCTTTTTTTATTAGATATTTTACTTCTTTTCTTGTTCCAAATCCCGATTCTGAAAGAAGCTTATCAAGTCGCAATTTAGAAGCCATAACCTAACCTTCTTAGGTAATCTACTCTGTTTCTCCAGTCTTCTTTCACTTTTACCCATAACCTTAAATAAACTTTCTTTCCCAGTATCTGTTCAAGTTCCTGTCTTGCAAGCGTTCCTATCTTTTTCAATTTTTGTCCATTTTTCCCGATTATAATCGCCTTCTGTGATGGCCTTTCAACTATTATGTCTGCGTCTATAACCAGCATATCAGGATTTCTGTCTCCCGGTTCAATGCTTACAACATTTACCGTAACTGCATGGGGAATTTCTTGAGATGTTAGAAGCATGACTTTTTCTCTTATTATTTCTGCCACATACTGTTCAATCGGCATATCGGTTATCATGTTATCTTCGTAATATTTTGGACCTTCTGGTAGGTTTTCAACAATAAGGTCAAGCAATCTATCAAGATTTGAACCTTTTGCTGCTGATATAGGAATAATCTCATCTACGAAAGGAAATTCTTTATGAATTTCCTCTATTAAAGGAAGTAGTTCCTCTTTAGGTACACCATCTATTTTATTTATTACCACGAAAACTTTTGTTTCTTTTCTTTTCTCTTTACCTATTTTTTCAAGGATTTTCCTATCCGCAGGAGTAAGTCCTGCTCTTGCGTCAATCAGAAAAAGAATAACATCTGCATCTGGAATAACGCTGAATGCAACTTCATTCATGTATCTGTTAAGTTCAAATTTTTCTTTATGAATCCCTGGAGTGTCAAGAAAAACTATCTGTCCGTTTTTAAGATGCTTTACTCCGACGATTCTGTGCCTTGTTGTCTGGGGTCTGTCTGTTACTATTGCAACTTTGGTTCCAAGCAGACTATTTAGAAGGGTAGATTTACCAACGTTTGGCCTTCCAAGTATGGCTACGTATCCGGATTTAAAACTGCTTTCACTCAAAACTTCCTCCGTTTTCATTCAGTAAAATTGTTTTCACATCTAATTTAATCTGTTTTTGAAGCTCTTCAATAGAGTTAAACTTTTTCTCTTTTCTGATAAACTTTAGAAACTCAATTTCCGGTTTTTCATATTTCAAATCCTTGAAATTTCTGTTTAATATGTGGACTTCAAGAAGTTCCTCTTTTCCATCAACTGTGGGCCTTACTCCAAAGTTTGCTGCTCCGAGGAGCTTTTTACCGTTAGCTTTAGCATAAACTTTGTAAACACCGTAAGGGAGAAGTAGTTTTTTAGCAGGTTTTATGTTTATTGTTGGGAATCCCAACTTTTTTCCAAGTCCCTTTCCTTTTACTTTGTTCCCTGTGGTAAAAAAAGGAAAACCTAAAAGAAAATTGGCTTTTTCTATATCTCCTCTGTTTAAAAGCTCTTTTATCCATGAAGTGCTGATTTTTCTTCCGTTGTGTTTTAGTGGTTTAACCTCTACTACTTTGATTTTATATATCTCTCCAAGTTTTTTTGCCTTCTCTACGTCTCCTTCTCTTCCCTTTCCAAATCTCCAGTCGCTACCGACCACAATGGTGGTATATCCGTTCTTTTTTAAAAACTGGAAAAATTCTTGAGCAGATAGATTTTTTATCTTATTAAAAGGAACAAGGCTAAGTTTGATTTTAAATCTTGTTGCGATGGTTTTTCTTTCTTCAAGGGTAAAAAGAGAGGGGTTATCACCGCTTTCAGGAAATAGAATGGATAGGATTTCGGGATTTTTAAACTTTTTTACTTCCTGTATCAGTTTTTGATGTCCTTTGTGGAAACTTTCAAATTTTCCTATTGTGCAGGATTTCTCTTGCAATCTTCTCTCCTGAACTTGTGCCTATTCTATCTGCTCCAAGATTTATAAATTTTAAAGCGTCTTTAAATGTTCTAATACCACCTGATGCTTTCACTTTTGCTTTTCCTTTAGCTATCTCCTTTAAAAGTTTTACATCTTCTTCGGTAGCTCCGTATTTTCCATAACCGGTGGATGTTTTAAGGTAGTCCCATCCGTTTTCAACGGCAATTTTCCCTGCAATTTTTTTCTCTTCGTCTATTAAATAGCAGCATTCTAAAATAAGTTTAATTATAAATCCGTCTGTAATCTTTCTTATCTCTTTTAGCTCTTCCTCAACTTTCTCCCAGTTTCTTTCTTTAACTGCGGAGATGTTAAGAACTATGTCCAGTTCTTTTGCTCCTTCCGTTATGCTCTGTTCTATTTCAAAAAGAATTGAGCTGAACGTTACAGAGTTTAATGGAAAAGCTATAACAGTTGCGATTTTTTCAGAAGGCAGGAAAGAGACAGCAGTTTTTATGTGTTTTGGAAATATGCAAAGAGTTGCAAATCCGTAAGATTTAACAGCTTCACACCCTTTTATAACCTCATATTCTGTTGATGTTGGTTTTAAAATTGAGTGGTCAATCTTTGATAGTATCTCTTCAGGTTTCATCATTTTTCTCCTGCGGTTTTTTGCTAAAATCTATTTTAATCTTTTTGGGGAAGTTTAGTTGCGGAAATTTCTGAAAACTGTGTTATTAGTGTTAACTTTTTCCTTTTTCGGTGGATTGGCATATTCGGGAACCTCTGATATTTCAAAAAAGCAGCTTCTTGATTATTTTTCTACAGAAATTGCTCTTTTAAAACTCCCGCTTTCTTTTGATATTTTGTGGTCCTCTTACGGGAAGTTTTCTGTTAAAAATGTCAACGGTACAGAAGATATTAAGACCTTTTCTCTTGGAAGGTTTGATATAGAGTATCTTGGTGACAATGTTTTTAATGTTCAGCTTTATTTTGTGTTAACTTGCGATAATGAAACTTACAGTAATAGGGTTTCCCTTAACTTTTTTGACGGTGGGAGTTTTGTGGTTTTTAAGACGGATAACGGAAAAATAAAGTTTAAACTTCCTGATGAGATTGTTGAGTTGCACCAGATAGATAAAGGTTTCAGGATTTACCGTTATTTTCCCGAGGAGACATTTGAGATACCTGTAAAAAATGGAGAAGTCTTTCTTAAGGTAAGAAAGAAGAGGTAAGTTGTGGGCTATGATATTTATATTTCTCAAAAACCGATAGATGGCAGAGAGATTGTTTCTATAGATGGAATGGAAGTTGTTAAGCCTGTTCAGATTCATAGTTCCATAGTTGTATTTGCCGGTAGAAGGTATCAAGAAGGAAAAAAAGGGGATGCAATAGTTACAGACTCAAAAAACTTGTGGGTGGGAGTTTTGACGGCAGATTGTTATTCTATTTTCATTATTGCAGAAAGGATGGTGGCTGCTGTTCATGCTGGGTGGCGTGGAACACTTAAGGGTATAACGTTTAAAACCATCAAATATATTCAGACATTTTCCGAAGTAGAGAAAGTGGTTGTAGGACCTGGTATATGCAGGAATTGTTATGAGGTTGGTTATGATGTTTTTAAACTTTTCCCCCGAACCGTGCAAAGTAAAATTTTTACCAGAAAATCGGATGAAAAATTTCTCCTTGATTTAAAAGAGGCAAATATGATTCAGATTCGTTCTGCAGGAGTTAAGGTTGTTGAAGATTTAAATTTCTGCACAGTTTGCAATAATGACAGGTTTTACTCTTACAGGAAAGAGGTGACAGATAAACGTATTCTTTCGGCTATAAGGTTAATTTAAGGTGAGGCCGTTTGAAAAATGGCTATGAACTTTAAGAGATCCTTCGGGCTTTACCCTCAGGATGACTTTCTTCGTCATTCTGAGGCTGCTTTGCAGCCGAAGAATCTCAATACCTTTTAGAAACAAATGAGAATTTTCAAACACTCTCAATTTAAGGTTGTATTATTCTTTTTTCTTCCTTACAATTTTACCGTTAAACTGTTCTGTTAGAGGTAGGTATGAATTCTGTTTTAAGAAATATGAAACCGTATCCAATGGATGAACTTGTAAAAGCTAAAGAGCTTTTAAAGAAAGACGGGAAAAAAATTTACGATTTTGGAACAGGAGATCCTAAAGAGCCGACAGCACCTTTTATAAGGGAAGCTGTGAAAACCGCAATTCCTGAAGTGTCACAGTATCCTACTGTAAAGGGTAGAAAAGATTTAAGGGAAGCTATATCTTCCTGGTTTAAAAGGAGATTTGATGTTGAGCTTGACAGTGAAAAGGAGATAATTCCGTCAGCAGGTTCAAAGGAGGCGATATTTCACTTTCCTCTTGTTTTTATAGATGCTGATTCGGATAAGAAAAGGGTGATTTTTGGAACTCCTGCTTATCCTGTGTATGAAAGGGGAACTCTTTTCGCCCAGGGTATTCCTACTTCTTATACTTTAAAATATGAGGAAGGGTTTCTTCTTCGTCTTGATAAAATGCCTGAAGAGATTTTAAAAGAGACGAAAATTGTATGGCTTAACTATCCTCACAATCCCACAGGTGCAACGGCTCCACTTTCATACTTTGAAGATATGTACCAGATATGTAGAGAGTATGACATAATAATGTGCTCTGATGAATGTTACACTGAAATATATTTTGAAGAAAAACCGCCCTCTGCTTTGCAGGTGGGGAAGGAAAATGTGGTTGTTTTTCATTCTCTTTCAAAGAGAAGCGGAATGACAGGTTATAGAAGTGGTTTTGTCGCAGGGGATAGCAGGATTATTCAGGAGTATTTACGTTTTCGCTCCTCTTTCGGAGTTGGTTCTCCTGACTTTATTCAGGTAGGAGCAAGAGAAGCATGGAAAGATGAAAGTCATGTGGAGGAGAGACGTCTTATTTTCAGAAAGAAGAAAGAGATATTTGAAAAGTTTTTTAAAGAGGAAGGGTTTGAGTTTCTTGATGTGAAGGCTTCGTTTTACTTTTGGGTGAAGGTGCCTTTTGGTTTAACTTCAAAGGATTATGCGTTTCATCTGCTAAAATACGGTATAGTTGTGTCACCGGGAGAGTTTTTTGGTTCTGGTGGTGAAGGATTTTTTAGAATTGCTCTTGTTCCTTCTGTTGATGAGTGTGAAGAGGCTGTTAGTGTATGGAGAGAAGCGAACAGAGAAATTGCGAGGAGAAGAAGTTGAATTTAAGAAGTTCCCGCAGGAAGCCTATTGTTCAGATTATACTTTCTCCGATTCTTGACCTTACCTTAATGCTTGTGATTTTTCTCGCTGTAAGCACTGAGTTTATGTCAGGTGGTGAAATTAAGATAAGGGTGCCTAAAGGTGGTGCTCCTATAAATTATAGAGAGAGCAGAAATGTTAACAAAATTCTTATAGATAAATGGGGAAAAATATTTTTTAAAGGGAAGACCTATACCGATATTTCCAGAGTATTACCTCTTCTTGATAGAAATGCCCGTGTTTATGTTAGAGCTGACAGAGAAACACCTTATATGTATGTCTTTCAGGTAATAGATGGTTTGCGAAAAGGCGGGATAACAGCTATTTCTCTTGTAGGAGAAAGGACAGGAAAATGAAAATAAGATTTTACTCCTCTTCATCAGAAGAAACTGAAAAGATAGGAGTGCTGATAGGACAGGTTTTGCCTCCAGGTAGCGTTGTTCTCCTTGAAGGAGATATTGGCTGCGGTAAGACATGTTTTACAAGAGGAATTGTGGCTGGAAGAGGTTTAGATAGGGAAGAAGTTTCAAGTCCTTCTTTTACGATAATTCAGGAGTATGGGGATGTTATTCATATAGACTTGTACAGATTAGAGGATGAAGAGGATATTTTTGGTGTAGGATTGGAAGATTATCTCTACGAGAATAATCGGATAAAGGTTATTGAGTGGCCTCAAAAGATTGGAGAGATTTTTGAAGATTTTCCTTTCCCTGTAATTAAAGTAAGATGCTTTTATAAGGGTGATGGAAGAGTTTTTGAATTGGAAGGAGATGAAAATTTGGTAAAAAGTATAAAGAAAAATCTTTTAAGTGGAGGCGTTGATGTCAAGGATAGTTGATGTAAAGGCGAGAGAGATTCTTGATTCAAGGGGAAATCCTACTGTTGAGGTTGAGGTTTTACTTGAGTCTGGTGCAACTGGAATAGCTGCTGTTCCAAGTGGTGCTTCTACCGGTGAGAAGGAAGCGCTTGAGCTTAGGGATAAGGATCCGAAAAGATATCTTGGAAAAGGTGTTTTAAAGGCTGTTAAAAATGTTAATGAAGAGATAGCACCTGCTCTTATAGGTCTTGAGTCAACAGATCAGACAAACATAGACAGATTGATGATAGAGCTTGACGGAACTGAAAATAAGAGCCGTTTCGGGGCAAATGCCATTCTTGGTGTTTCTATGGCTGTGTGTAGGGCTTCTGCTGTGGAGCTTGATTTACCGCTATTTAGATACATAGGCGGTGTTAATGCTAAAGAGCTTCCTGTTCCGATGATGAATATTTTAAACGGTGGTGCCCATGCAGATAACAACGTGGATATTCAGGAATTTATGATAATGCCGGTTGGAGGAGAAAGTTTCTCTGAAGCTTTGAGAATGGGTGTTGAAATATACCACACCCTTAAAAAGGTTTTAAAAGGTATGGGACATTCTACGAATGTTGGTGATGAAGGTGGTTTTGCTCCAAATCTTTCTTCAAATGAGGAAGCCATACAGGTGATAATGAAAGCTATTGAAGATGCCGGATATACTCCAGGTGAAGATGTTATGCTTGCCCTTGATGCTGCTTCTTCTGAATTTTATAAAGGTAATGGTGTTTATGAGCTTGAAGGTGAGGGAAAAACTTTTGACAGGGAAGGTTTAATAGACTTTTACAAGGAACTTGTTGAAAAGTATCCTATTATAAGCATTGAGGATGGTATGGCTGAGGATGATTATGAAGGCTGGAAACTTTTAACTGCATCTCTTGGTAATCGTGTTCAGCTTGTAGGAGATGATGTTTTTGTTACAAATACAGAGCTTCTCTCTCTTGGTATAAAGGACGGATTTGCCAACTCTATTCTTATAAAGCTCAACCAGATTGGAACCGTTACTGAAACGCTTGATGCCATTGAGATGGCTAAAAGAGCCAATTACACAACCGTTATTTCTCATCGTTCAGGTGAGACAGAAGATTCTTTTATTGCTGATCTTGCTGTTGCTGTGAATGCCGGTCAGATAAAAACTGGAGCGCCTGCAAGAAGTGAAAGAAATGCAAAGTATAATCAGCTTTTAAGAATAGAAGATATTTTAAATGGCAATGCAGTGTTTAAAGGAATGGATGTTTTTTACAATCTTTAACTGAAGTTGTGGCAGGGTTATCTCCCTGCCTTTCTTTTTTTCTTCTGAATCAGTTTCTGTCCATGGTTTATTAGCATGTGAATGGTTTTTCTGTTCTTTTTGTAAAAAACAAGAAGGTCCCTTGCAAGAAGTATTACCGAGAAAATTTGAAGTGTCTTCTTTAGTTTTACAGTTTTACGCATATTCACCTTCTGTAAAAGTTATTTTTGAACCTGTTGCAGTTTTTTCAACTTTAATAATTTTATCACCTGCTACTTCAAGTTCAGGGTCGTGAGTTACTATTATCATCTGAGGTATTTTTCCTTTAAGTTCCATTAAGATATTAGCAAGTTCCCTTTTTCTTTCTTCATCAAGGTGGATTGTAGGTTCATCAAGAATAAGCAACTCAAAGGCTGACATGAATTTTCGTGCCAGGGCAAAGCGAAGAGCAAGGGCAAAGGCGACTTTCTGGCCTCCTGAAAGCTGGTCAAGGGTTATACTGCCTCTGTTTGCTGTTCCAAATTTAACAGTTAAATCTTCTTCTATACCTATTTCATTAAACTCAAAATTAAACTCTTCAAATAGAGTTTTACATATTTTTGAAATTTCAGGGAGCAATTGTTCTCTTAGTTTTACTATAAAGCCTGTGGCAGGATTAAAACCGTCTGCGATTTCTTTAATGATGTCATGAGTGCTTTTTAGAGCTTTTATTTTTTCAACAGTTTTTTCTATATGTTTTATCTCTTCTTCTATCTCTTTTAGTTGTTTCTCTTTCTGGATTACTGCTCCTTTTTTGCGGTTGTGTTCACTTTTCAGTTTTTCTGTTCTTGATTCAATTTCTGCTAAGCTGTTTTTTACAGTTTCGTGGTGTTTGCTGTTGTAACCTACCTTTTCTATCTCTTTTTCAGTAAATCTTAACTTTGCAAGCGTATTTTTAAGTTCTTCGTTAAGTTCTTTTATTTCTTTTTTTATTTTATCTTCCCTTTTTATCTCTGTTTCCATCTTTGTAGCAGTTTTTTCAAGTGCTTCAAGGTTGTTTATCTCACTTTTAAGCTCTGTTGCAGTTGAGATATTTATTGAGTAGGTGTCTTTTGTTCTTTTAATTTCACTGTGAATTGTGGAAATTACTTTCTCAATTTCCTCTTTCCTTTTTAAAAGTAGCCTGATATCTGCTTTTTTTAAATTTTCTTTCTCTCGTTCAATCTCCTCTTTAAGTTGTTTTAAATACTCCTTTTCCTTTGATATTTCTGTTTCAAGAGTTGTCTTTTCTGTTTTCAGTTTTTCATATCTATTTTTGATATCAAGATATTCATTTTCGGAAAAGCCGATTTTCTCTATTTCGGTTCTAAGTTCTTCAACACTTTTTTCTTCTGACTTTAAATCTTCTTCAAGAGATTTTATCTTTTCAGAAATGGTCAGGCTTTCCTTTATCTTTTCATCAATCATTTTAAGTCTCTCTTTTGCTTTTTCAATCTTTTCCTTTATCTCAACCAGTTTCCTTTTGTTTTCTTTTATGAAATTTTCAGATTCTTTGAGTAACTCTTCCTTTCGTTCAGGTGATAGGGGGGTTTCACATATTGGACAGACGGGTTTATTTGAGTTTTGTAGTTTTTCTATTCTTTCTTTATGCTCTTTCAGTTTTTCCTTTAGAGAAAGTCCTGAATCTCTTAATTGCTGAATTAGTTCTTCCGTTTCATTTTTCTCTTTTTCAAGAGAAGTTATATCCGAGCAGCTGAGTTTTTTCAGTTTTTCTTTTAGGATTTCTGCTCTTTTAGTGTGAAGCAACAATTTCTGCTTTAGATTGCTGTATTTCTCTTTTTTCTCTTCTAAAATTTTAATTTTCTCTTCAAGTTTTTTAGTGCTGTTCTCTTCCTCTCCTGTTATTTTCTGATAGCTACTGAGTTTTTCTTTTAAAAGTTTTTCCCTGTTTTTTATCTCTTCTGATAGTTTTTCTATTTTTCTCTCTGTTTTTCTGTAATTTTCTATCTCAATGGAAATATTCTGCAACTTTTGATTTTCTGTTTTTAACACCTGAACTTTTTCATCTATCTTTTTAAGTGCTGGAAGTAAACTTAGTTTCTCTTTTATTTCTGGAAGCTCTTTTTTAAGTATTTCAATGCTTTTTAGCTCCTTTTCTTTCGTTTTTAAATTTTTTTCAAGTCTTTCTATTTGAGAAATCAGCAACGCTTTTTCTCTGTTTAGAGATTTAACTTTAATTTTCTTTTTTTCAAATTCCTGAAACAGGAGCTGTTGCTCTTTTAAAAGCTTTTCAAGGTTTTCTATTTTTTCTACTTCCTCTTTTATAGTTTTCTTTAAATGGACTATCTCATTTTTTAGGTTTTCCTTCTTTTCCTTCAACTTTTCCAGCTGTTCGATGTGATACTCATATTTCTTAAGTTCTGCTTTTATTCTGTTCAGGAAAGTCTTTATAACCTCGTTTTTTTCTTTTATCTCTTCCAGACCAAATAATCGGTTTAGAATTTCTCTTCTTGCTTTCGGTGTGCCTTCAAGGAAAGTTACAAGCTCTCCCTGCGGAACGTAGATGGTATTTCTAAAAGTTTCAGGATTTAATCCGACACTTTCTCTTAAGTACTCTTCAGATACTTTTACTCCTTTTGCTACCAGTTTACCGTTTTTTCTGATTTCCACCTGCTGAGAGCCTTTAGGTGTTAATTTTCTCTCTATTGTATAGATATGGTTGTTCATTACAAAGTCTATTGAGAGAGTGGCAGAAGTGCTGTTTCTGTTTATAAGGTTAATAAGATTTTTCTTTCCAAAGACAATGTCTTCCCCAAATAGGGAGAAAAATATTCCCCTTAAAATACTTGTTTTCCCGGACGCATTTTCACCTATTATTACGTAGGATGTGTCTGAAAAGTTTATCGTTGTATCTGTGTGAGAAAGGAAGTTTTTTAGGGAAAGGTTTCTTAATCTGAGCATCTTTTCTCCAGAAATTTAGGGTGGCTTTTTGCCACCCTATCTAAAGATTACTTTTTATCTCTTTTAGGGGCAAGAATCATAAACATATCTCTGCCTTCTTTCTTGGGCTTCCTTTCTATCTCACCTATATCTTCAACAGCTTTGTATATTTTATCAAGCTGGGCATAGCCAAGTTCAAGATGTGCCTGTTCCCTTCCTCTAAACATAATAACGACTTTTACTTTGTTTCCTTTTTCAAGGAAACGCCTTGCCTGTTTTATCCTTACATTTATGTCGTGTTCGTCGGTTCTTGGTCTTAGCTTAATCTCTTTCACTTCAATAACTTTCTGTTTCTTTTTTGCTTCCTGGGCCTTTTTCTGCTGCTGATACTTGTACTTTCCGTAGTCCATAATTCTGCAGACAGGTGGGTTTGCGTTTGGGGCAACTTCTACAAGGTCAAGTCCGTGCTCTTTAGCAAGCTGAAGAGCTTTTAAAGTTGGCATAGCACCAAGCTTCTCTCCGTCAGGTCCGATGACAAGAACCTCTTTTGCCCTTATAGCTTCATTAACCCTTGTTTTTTCTACTTTCTTACTTATGACTCCCTCCTTCAAATTTTGTTTTCTATTTCAGATTTAAGTTTGTTTATAAACTCATCAAGTTTTAATG
It encodes:
- a CDS encoding polyphenol oxidase family protein yields the protein MGYDIYISQKPIDGREIVSIDGMEVVKPVQIHSSIVVFAGRRYQEGKKGDAIVTDSKNLWVGVLTADCYSIFIIAERMVAAVHAGWRGTLKGITFKTIKYIQTFSEVEKVVVGPGICRNCYEVGYDVFKLFPRTVQSKIFTRKSDEKFLLDLKEANMIQIRSAGVKVVEDLNFCTVCNNDRFYSYRKEVTDKRILSAIRLI
- a CDS encoding sigma-70 family RNA polymerase sigma factor gives rise to the protein MTEKDFTFNEDEFLINDIGGLESGLDSADEGIASIDDSVILNSEIDPSLIESFVPDKDSLDAFLKAISKIPLLSREEELEYARRAKEGDQEALKKLVESNLRFVVSVAKKYLGCGLPLHDLIAEGILGLIEAARRFDPDKGVKFISYAVWWIRQSIMQALAQQTGAVKIPVKQAVLVNKITRSYGELLKKLGREPKTEELAEYLGMDAKDIERLLSVCQVPLSLDTPVGDEEDTTFKDFLKGEGTAEVEEKVVQEELRHSIEEMLEQLTPQEKRIIIMRFGLDGNDPKTLREIGEKLGISRERVRQLETRAKKKMKEYALKRKLNVFLN
- the ribF gene encoding riboflavin biosynthesis protein RibF, with product MQEKSCTIGKFESFHKGHQKLIQEVKKFKNPEILSILFPESGDNPSLFTLEERKTIATRFKIKLSLVPFNKIKNLSAQEFFQFLKKNGYTTIVVGSDWRFGKGREGDVEKAKKLGEIYKIKVVEVKPLKHNGRKISTSWIKELLNRGDIEKANFLLGFPFFTTGNKVKGKGLGKKLGFPTINIKPAKKLLLPYGVYKVYAKANGKKLLGAANFGVRPTVDGKEELLEVHILNRNFKDLKYEKPEIEFLKFIRKEKKFNSIEELQKQIKLDVKTILLNENGGSFE
- a CDS encoding pseudouridine synthase; its protein translation is MASKLRLDKLLSESGFGTRKEVKYLIKKGTVTVNGEQIKDPGFKVDPEKEKIEVNGEPVIHIKDIYLILHKPAGYITSTKDKEATVMELISDVPRFEKLFPVGRLDKDTEGLLFITNDGELAHRLTHPKWKVPKRYYVVIEGKLSENSKNLLEKGVKLGDFISKPAKVKVIKVHENTSEIEIEITEGKYHQIKRMLKKVGNPVIYLKRISFGTLKLGKLPKGEYRFLNDEEVKKLKKAVGLLPASN
- the deoC gene encoding deoxyribose-phosphate aldolase, which produces MKPEEILSKIDHSILKPTSTEYEVIKGCEAVKSYGFATLCIFPKHIKTAVSFLPSEKIATVIAFPLNSVTFSSILFEIEQSITEGAKELDIVLNISAVKERNWEKVEEELKEIRKITDGFIIKLILECCYLIDEEKKIAGKIAVENGWDYLKTSTGYGKYGATEEDVKLLKEIAKGKAKVKASGGIRTFKDALKFINLGADRIGTSSGEKIAREILHNRKI
- a CDS encoding EamA family transporter; amino-acid sequence: MDKWLFFSILALLFWGLWGFFPKVASNYISPESILVYQTLGCLSVVILLFFLPEFEMEFNFKGILFSFLGGVAGTLGSLFFLYAVKTGKLSVVITITALYPMITIFLAVLLLKENLSLKQVVGIIFALVSIVLIAGGE
- the dapC gene encoding succinyldiaminopimelate transaminase, whose product is MNSVLRNMKPYPMDELVKAKELLKKDGKKIYDFGTGDPKEPTAPFIREAVKTAIPEVSQYPTVKGRKDLREAISSWFKRRFDVELDSEKEIIPSAGSKEAIFHFPLVFIDADSDKKRVIFGTPAYPVYERGTLFAQGIPTSYTLKYEEGFLLRLDKMPEEILKETKIVWLNYPHNPTGATAPLSYFEDMYQICREYDIIMCSDECYTEIYFEEKPPSALQVGKENVVVFHSLSKRSGMTGYRSGFVAGDSRIIQEYLRFRSSFGVGSPDFIQVGAREAWKDESHVEERRLIFRKKKEIFEKFFKEEGFEFLDVKASFYFWVKVPFGLTSKDYAFHLLKYGIVVSPGEFFGSGGEGFFRIALVPSVDECEEAVSVWREANREIARRRS
- a CDS encoding ExbD/TolR family protein, which gives rise to MNLRSSRRKPIVQIILSPILDLTLMLVIFLAVSTEFMSGGEIKIRVPKGGAPINYRESRNVNKILIDKWGKIFFKGKTYTDISRVLPLLDRNARVYVRADRETPYMYVFQVIDGLRKGGITAISLVGERTGK
- the tsaE gene encoding tRNA (adenosine(37)-N6)-threonylcarbamoyltransferase complex ATPase subunit type 1 TsaE encodes the protein MKIRFYSSSSEETEKIGVLIGQVLPPGSVVLLEGDIGCGKTCFTRGIVAGRGLDREEVSSPSFTIIQEYGDVIHIDLYRLEDEEDIFGVGLEDYLYENNRIKVIEWPQKIGEIFEDFPFPVIKVRCFYKGDGRVFELEGDENLVKSIKKNLLSGGVDVKDS
- the era gene encoding GTPase Era, encoding MSESSFKSGYVAILGRPNVGKSTLLNSLLGTKVAIVTDRPQTTRHRIVGVKHLKNGQIVFLDTPGIHKEKFELNRYMNEVAFSVIPDADVILFLIDARAGLTPADRKILEKIGKEKRKETKVFVVINKIDGVPKEELLPLIEEIHKEFPFVDEIIPISAAKGSNLDRLLDLIVENLPEGPKYYEDNMITDMPIEQYVAEIIREKVMLLTSQEIPHAVTVNVVSIEPGDRNPDMLVIDADIIVERPSQKAIIIGKNGQKLKKIGTLARQELEQILGKKVYLRLWVKVKEDWRNRVDYLRRLGYGF